A segment of the Doryrhamphus excisus isolate RoL2022-K1 chromosome 7, RoL_Dexc_1.0, whole genome shotgun sequence genome:
taaatttttttttttaagaaaatgtaattcaaatgttttatttttttattgtttcctactccttttggacatgtggaactgagaactgattatgggatgcactcaattggaatctgatgcatgttcaaatgaaattaaaccattaccacttGTAAACAACCATTGTAAACAAACAGGATAAGGACTTATGTCTGGCTCCCCCTAGTGGATGCCAGCTGTTCCAAGGTTGCTTATGAGCTTCCAAAGTAAGGAGCGGACACTTAAAAGAAGTGGAAAAAAGGGACTACTGTACCTGTTCCAGTGTCAGCTCGTCTGCCTCCCAGTTGCTGCATCGCAGCTCCGGTGACTTGTCCAGCGAGACGTTCAACACGTCGGCCGCCAGCGACTTCAGACTGAGTCCGCTACTGGTGGACGCCTGCCTGGAAAACGTGGTAACGTGCTTTTCGGTGAGCTGACAGACAAACACGGGACAACACGACGTACTTTTGTCTGAGGGCCAGGTGACGCAGGTCTACCGTGCAGCTCAACGAGAGGCCGTAGTCGCGCATCAGCCGCTTGCCGTCTTCGTAGCAGCCAACGCCGGCCTTCAGAACGTGCGGGTCGCGTAGGACCTCCATCAAGCCAAGCGGGAAGGACTGCTGCCGGTTGTAGAACGCCAGGAGCCGCACCAGGACGCACAGACCGGAATAAGTGGCCATCTGCAGCAGGGACACCACCGTGGGTCGGCCCTTCATGGTCACCTGCAAGAAGCAGTTGATGGAAGGACATCTGTTCCATACTGTATAGAACGACTTTGGTCGTTACCCATTCGCAGTCGAGGCCCAGCACGGGGAACACCGTCAGGTCCTTCTGCATCAGCGGCCACAGCTGCTGCCATTCCTCCTGGGAGCTCACCAACACCAGTTTCACCCCCAGTGACCGCTCAGAGAACGCGATGCGCACTGGAGAGGCCACGTGTGATGTCTGACACTCCGCGGCCTTAAACTCCTTCTGCATTGGGCGGCGGCCATCGTTGTCGTCCGCAGGCGGCAAATCAGCACGAGCGGGAAGCGGGCCTGCGAGGGGTTCGGCCACCCTCTGGATGGAAGGCAGCCTCTTCCTCCTGGCGCGGTACGCTCGCCATAGGAGCACACCACCAAACGTGGCCCCGAGCAGCGTAGTGATGATGGCGGCTAGCGGCCGGTGGTGAGACATCTCCGGGTGATGTCCGGCAGGCTGAAATGTTGGAacttaaagacaaaaaaaagaaaaaagaaaaggtaaTTGGTCACAACTCTCAAACAGAATCATCCCTCCATCATATAAGTTCATGTATGTTTTAGAGAAACcataagaaaaagtaaaaagagaCAACAATTCCTTGAGAGAAAGAAATATTTTCGGAATATATCACTCACATTCTCAGGAAAATGGCCAAGAAAAGACAAAGGTTACCAGGGTGTGTTAATTTATACCGGCGTATGAGCACTGTTTTGAGTAAAAATCCGTatattcacacctatggactaATTAGTCTCAATGATATTCTTACCTGTCCTGTGTCAGTGGACTTCCAACTGGCTCCGTTTAGGGATCATGGACAGACACTGCATCTCTCTGGGTACATAGAAATGATTCAAAGTGCTTCCAGGTGGAGGCCAAACGTTGTCAGGACGAgtacaaaaacaacagaatATTTTACCATTAAAATGTACATGCATTTTATGTTCATGCTATTTGATGAGCAGTTGATGAACCCTGGCCTAAAAAAACCCGAAGCCGAACTAAGTGAATCCTTGGGACCGAGATAAAGACACTAAACAGAGTTAGTTGTGTTTAGGTGTTTGtttgatttaaataaaaaaaaaaacatttcaaagatACAATACGTGTCTCCAAGCGTAGGcaatgctaacgctagcagCTATAGCTAAAGTCTAGCTAACCGCTAGCATACTTCAAGGCAATTAGTCGATGTCATGAACGAGCCTAACCTTTCAATTTAAACACTAAACTATCCGGTAAAGCTTACCTTTGTGCTTTCAGTGCAAATGACGCCGGTTACAGACACACatgtacatttgtttttctgttttttatcgTAACAATTGACATATAGCTTCCGGGTTGTATTTATATCAGCAATGTAGCATCGCCACCTGCTGATCAGGAGGAGTAGCGTCACAGCTAGTTGGCAACAGAAATGCTACATCTGATTCGTTCTCAGTTATTGATTATACtctatgttttatttaatataaaattttccTTTCATCCTTTCAATGAGAGAAACCGTTTTTCCTCTACCACCAtcatttattcaatattttaacttcAATATTTCTCCAAAGAAGTGGAATAAAGTCacgaaataattacaaaatggaaaaatagaTCAGCGAAAAGATTATATTCACAggtttgattaaaaaataagaagaagaagaccacAGAGCACGCCCACAAAGAAGACAGTGAGAGATGAAACCGCTTTAGTCTCCCTGTAGTTTCCATCAGATGGCAGCAGGCTAAAAGAAGGTCAGGGCAGGCCGGCTTGATCAAGATCGCCCATGAGGTCAAATCATCTACTTTAGTGcttgtgcaaaaacaaaacttgaGGAATtgactacttaaaaaaaaaaaaaacccagacacACGGGAGACGACacattctataaaaaaaaaaaaaagcattcccTCGACAACAAGAAAAAGACGCGACCTGTCGTAAACAATTAGAAAAAGTGAGCATGGAGAAGAGAGGCCGTTGCCGCTGCTGTCCACATTGATTGTTGCTGCAATGATCTCTTATTTACAGTCAAGACGCTTGACATCCAATCGCAGACGATGGCAAAAAGACTTCCAAAGGaaacaaagacagaaagacaaataACGCACACAAAAGTAAAGCAGCTGTCCCTTCACAAAATCTCTTTACATCACATTAAAATTAGCACTGCTGTGAGCGGTATAGAATCTGTATAGataatatagatatatttatgtataatatatatgctCATTTCTTGTGTACATTGTAGAGATCCTCTCTGCCTTTGGCAAGACCACTTACAACTCCGCTGTTAAAATTCAAAGCTATGTAAAATATacttaatgcataaaaataaagattttgGCATTGTCTTGCTTCATTCTTCTGATTGGGAGGTCGCCGAGGAGACACTCAAGTTGCTCTGTCGGAAGGGGGGCATGGGGGTGCAAGATGGGTGCCGCTTGGGGGATGAACGGTGGGGGTCCCACGGGACGATCAAACGAGCACAGAATGTTGATGTGGAGAACTGCACCCTCGCTTTCAGCAGcatgtttcttttttggggggggggggggggggggggggggggtgcgagtTTCGTGGTGGGAGGACACCCGACCCAGACGGTTGGACCCCAGTGGAGGAAAGGGGCCTCTATGTTGACCAGTACGTTCTCAGGCACAGTAATCAGAGCTGGATCTCAAAGGTCTTGTGCAGCTCGGTGGAGAAAGGGTTGGTCGGCGAGGGCGTGGTGTGCTGGCGCGAGCGGCCCTCCAATGCCGCCCACTGGGCCTCGAAGGCGTCCTCCTGCTGTTGCTGCACTGGGGGTGGCGCCGGCGTGGAGGACGAGGCCAGGTGGGAGAGGGCAGCCCAGTTGTCTGCCCCGTTAAAGCTCTCGCTGCCATTGGCTGGGTGGACAGGGGCGGGGATGGCGGCGGCGGGCTGCGGCGGCTTGAGGACGGGGCCCGGCATACCGGCGGGCTGAGTGTCGTGCAAGGGTGCTACAGGCACGGGGGTGGGATAGGGCTGCAGCTGGGCGGCCGAGCCGAAGACATTAGCCACCATCTGCGAAGGGGTGATGCCAACCACGGGGACGCTGGGCTGCGGGAAAGTCAGCCCGTTGGACATGGGGTAGGAGGGCGGAGGCTGGGGGTGGAAGGCAGTCTGGCGGGGGGGCAGAAGGGGCACCGTTGACGGCAGGGAAGACACGTATGCCACTGGGGGTAAAGACGACACGGGCATGGGcacgggggcggggggcggcgcTGGGGCCAGGATGGGATGAGGAGGCGGAGCCCTGACAGACTTTGAAACCTCATCCAACCATTTCTCTGCTTCCGAGGGCGTACGCTTGTGGGAGGGCACCACTGGAGATGACGTTGGCGGGACGATGATGACGGGCGTGGGAGCTGACCAATCGTTTCCTGTGTGAAGAAAGAGCATGGACACGGCTTACATCCAACACCAAACCAAGATCTTTATATTCCCGCCGCAAAGTATGCTGGGTAGCATGTGGCACACTTGTTATATTTGAAATATGTCGAGGAGATCGTCAGACATGTAAACAAGTTAACACCGTCTTGAtatccagtgttttattgttcatagttcatattgttgccGCTGGACtatccagcatgccttgtgggcatttAAAGTTGCGTGTTATGCTGAGCACTTAGTTGATTGTTTATCGCccacatagtagtagtagttgattTATGAGATGCGTTAACTTGCTGCGGATGTGTTTCGTTTTCGattcgttgcaccgtgagcaagtatgctGTTCTGTTTGAAGACCACCTACATATTGTAGACTCTGCCAATTGTGGCATTGAAAAGGTTTGCCTATTCCTGATGGCTTGCCACAAATCTGTTCCAAGTTTGTCTCAGGTCGGTGAGGGGAAATGTGTCCTCTTACCGGGTCCTGTGGGGGCAGGGGCCCCAGCGTGGGTCTTAGCCCAGGGGTTAGTTTCTCTAGCGGGCAGAGCGGGGGCAAAAGCTGAGGTCTGAGCTGGAGGATTATGAGCAGGAGGAGAGGAGAAGACGGcgacggcggtggcggcggcggcggcagagCCGTTGACtacagaggaagaagaggacatGCAAGGTGTTTGATGTGGCGTCTGCGACGTGCAACAGAACCGGATGTGTTGTTATGGTTACCAGGTGCTACAGGAGACTGCGGGGAGGCTGCTTTGGGCATCGGTGCGGAGGAGAAGGGGTCCTGCGGGGGTCCGCTGAACGTCGTGGTGATCTGAGTGCACAGCGAGCTGATGCTGTCATTCTCTCCCTCCACCTCGGGCACTGAAAGGGAGGAACGCCGCATGAGAAGCACATCCGGAGCCGACCTAACTTCCTAACAGATTCCAGACTGACCCGTGTTCTTGATGGGGAAGTCTGACTTGCGTTGCATGGTGGAGGGCAGCTCGTTCATGCGCAGGGACAGCTGCCGCTTGAAGGGCGAGGTCTTCTGGCTGAGGGCCGGGAAGCCCCTGAAGGAGCCCTGCCTGGCCAGAGCCTCCACGGGGGCGTGTCTGCGGGGTATCGCCTGAGGGCCCAGGGAACTCAGCGAGAGGGGTGGTGAGGATGAGGGAGATGGAGAGCCTCCACTCTGGTGGGCGGAGTTTGTCACCACGCCCGAAGAGTTTCCTGCCACCTTCACGTCGCCCTCAgctgtaaaacaaaaaacaaaaactatttcTTCAGATAGTATTCCCAGACAAGCAATACTTTTTTGTGCCAATAATTTATATAAGGTTGTTTAAATTTGCTAccaaataagtttttttttttccaacttgatCATGTTATTACGTTACGATTTACGTTATTacaactctacaatagaagagagcatgtgtGATGCGGTTTtaagccccccaaaaaactaccaagaggtggcagaagtgcaacTGTGCCTGCATCTCTCCCATTGGAATACATGCTGCATCGCAACCAGGAagtaagaatatatatatatatatattagggtgcatcaaaatacacaattattgaattttgatatggctgggtactaaaagtgttccaatatatgtagaaacaacacatacaaaatatttgtccaatacatgattatttaggggtgccaccataataaagtggtgaacagttcaatggtcgccatggagatttgaggtcagcaaagactgcagctcaagaactctgaggtgatctttatgtttttgttggtatttatactcctattacatattactaccaaatttgtggttttgtttttgtaatttgaatgatttgtagtcatatttctaggtatttagtgctcattgcttctactgtagctaacattagctagctacagtttgctaatgacagttagctaatcgctgagcaagcataacatcaacaactgtaatatagagtagaccaggggtctcaaacacgcggcccgcgggacactagtttgaggcccccaccttgatatgaaagtttaatgttagtgcgacccgcgcaagtttgatatggatgctgtatggtatcatgtacccagaaaaaattattacatttgattcatgttcatgttaaaggttaaataactgttaatagttatcctccctatccgtgtggaagtggtaagtttttggctatttaagtttaaaggaaataacttgaaggctaccgtttaggtcgctagctctctagtttgcgagttagcatgtgtctcaagaccctgcagttgcgcaatatgttgtaaataaaaaagtataaatgtgactatagtcgtgttttgtcatgtctacagggctctaataatgctttgttcattttaatctgaaaaaaaatcatttgtctacccaccaactatatgtggtttcttaagtttttattatttgcccttttattattattattatatttatttattactgattgattgattttctttattcttgatttgtttatttatttttcatcttattttgtgcagaaaaataataattaagatatttgagaacagtggaatgttttatcagagcttttcttgtagaaaatcggaaccaaagcactgaaaaagtttgtatatttttctgtttttaataaatgtgtttttttttttgaaaacctgatgcggcccagccttgcccagaccctagctccaatggcccccaggtaaattgagtttgagacccctggtgtagaccatgtctatatagctcAACACCACAATCatttgtgtgccttgaaaaatcagtcaaaatcaacaAAAGTGGCCGGTATCTAAACGgacgtcttttgaaaaatggccgggattgaatgagttaactgCAGTTTCTCAATAACTAATAACTGACGCCATTTGGAGTGCGTGCAGCCCAGCCGTTTTCGAAGTGCATGCAGGGGAACATAAAGCTAAATGCAGACCACGCATGAtgcttcaaatgcagctactgccatcttgggTGGCTCATAcacaaatgacatcatcaggatgttgcctacagccacagctaatgatgccaatgtttttggaCTGGGCACAAATTAGAGACTGCATACGTTTCAGACTCGGGATGGCGTGAAGGTTTGGCAAAAACTACCACTACCTACCAACATAAAGTAGAACTACTGGAATTTCCTGCTCAGGCTTCTGGACGCCAGCGACAAACCTTTTTTAGCATCCTGCAGCTGCCTCATGACTTCTTCCCGCTCGGCCGCCTCTGTTGCCGTGGTGACGCGGAAGGAGCCCTCGCGGGTGAATGTGGTTCTGTTGGCGTCAAAGGTCGCCGTGACCCCGCACTCCTTCTCCCGCTTCTGCTTGCGCTCCAGACAGGCGGCGAAGGCGCAGCCCACGGCGTGACTGAGACGCTCGCCCTGAGGACGCAATTAAGAGAGGGCAGCATGTGTCGTGTTGGTGTCATTGATTTCCTTCCCAGCTTCTTTAAATATTAACGACAGCAGGGAGAACGACTGAGGGCCTCCCAGCGTTGAGGTGGAGCTGCACTACGGCATTCTTACAGAGTCTTTGACGGCCATGAAACAGTGGCAGATCCAACGCCGCGTCGTCCCATCCCGGCAGATGTAGGAAAATGCCCTCTCAAAGTTGCGGTCCGGAGCGCAGAAGGACACCTTCTCAATGGTCTGGTCCAGAATCAGGTCCTGCACAAAAGAACCATCACCACATTAAAAGCCgctgtctgtttttatttggaGGAATCTAATGTCATAATGAggttcatattattattattattatgattgtgattatgattgtgattatgattgtgattattatgatgatgattattattctgatgatgatgattattgttattattattattatgattatcatcatcattatcatcattattattagcatcagTACTTAACAGAGATTTCTCTCATTTTTAGGtgtgcagtaatccctcgtttatttgGTTCTAGACCTGGCCACGATAAAACAATTTCCACCAAATAGGACTCAAtattaatattctaatatttgtGTAGTTAAGGCATCACCTTTTAGGTCAGCATAAATGCTACACTCTGAGAGACGTGACTTGCCAGGATGCGTATGCGTTAATTCTGCCCAAAAATAGAAAGTAGTTTATGAAAGAGATCTGTGACCCCAGTTAACGCACGATTGTTGACAGCCCTtacattttagttaatttagctaGTTTATTACGTTTTTGTgcgtgaaaatatttcatttaagccaagaatacatacaatttgctgaaatatacatttataaaaaaactaGTAATGGGCCGTATTCAGCCaccaaacagccatcatttatgaactcatcatttatttatttttttttaaaaccacgATTTAGTGAGGGAGCAATATTGGAAGTATATATAGCGAGGGATGCCGATATAAAAGTTAGGGATGTAAGTAGATAACTGGAGTGGAACCTCGCTCTAAAATAGGaaaactatgtttttttgttcatagaACGCACACCAAACAACGAACAACGCCTCCCTAATAAACTCAGTGTGCCGTTTTCTGACGAGGCGTTCAGGTTCACTGGATATTTCTGAGAGTTGGGAGAATCTGTGCTGCTCTGTCttatttcttttacattttcatcTTATATCCTTTGGGTGCAATCAATATTTAGAATTCATTTTTATGCACAATTACGTTTGttgggggctgcacagtgatggAGTGGTTTCGcctgttggccacacagtcaggagatgggaagacctgggttcgattcttttcttttgcatctctgtgtggagtttgcatgctctacggcaggggtgtcaaacatacggcccgcgggccggaaccggccccca
Coding sequences within it:
- the numb gene encoding protein numb homolog isoform X4, encoding MNKLRQSFRRKKDIYVPESSRPHQWQTDEEAVRSGKCSFAVKYLGHVEVEESRGMHICEDAVKRLKTDRKFFKGFFSKAGKKAVRAVLWVSADGLRVVDDKTKDLILDQTIEKVSFCAPDRNFERAFSYICRDGTTRRWICHCFMAVKDSGERLSHAVGCAFAACLERKQKREKECGVTATFDANRTTFTREGSFRVTTATEAAEREEVMRQLQDAKKAEGDVKVAGNSSGVVTNSAHQSGGSPSPSSSPPLSLSSLGPQAIPRRHAPVEALARQGSFRGFPALSQKTSPFKRQLSLRMNELPSTMQRKSDFPIKNTVPEVEGENDSISSLCTQITTTFSGPPQDPFSSAPMPKAASPQSPVAPVNGSAAAAATAVAVFSSPPAHNPPAQTSAFAPALPARETNPWAKTHAGAPAPTGPGNDWSAPTPVIIVPPTSSPVVPSHKRTPSEAEKWLDEVSKSVRAPPPHPILAPAPPPAPVPMPVSSLPPVAYVSSLPSTVPLLPPRQTAFHPQPPPSYPMSNGLTFPQPSVPVVGITPSQMVANVFGSAAQLQPYPTPVPVAPLHDTQPAGMPGPVLKPPQPAAAIPAPVHPANGSESFNGADNWAALSHLASSSTPAPPPVQQQQEDAFEAQWAALEGRSRQHTTPSPTNPFSTELHKTFEIQL
- the numb gene encoding protein numb homolog isoform X1, which codes for MNKLRQSFRRKKDIYVPESSRPHQWQTDEEAVRSGKCSFAVKYLGHVEVEESRGMHICEDAVKRLKTAGKKAVRAVLWVSADGLRVVDDKTKDLILDQTIEKVSFCAPDRNFERAFSYICRDGTTRRWICHCFMAVKDSGERLSHAVGCAFAACLERKQKREKECGVTATFDANRTTFTREGSFRVTTATEAAEREEVMRQLQDAKKAEGDVKVAGNSSGVVTNSAHQSGGSPSPSSSPPLSLSSLGPQAIPRRHAPVEALARQGSFRGFPALSQKTSPFKRQLSLRMNELPSTMQRKSDFPIKNTVPEVEGENDSISSLCTQITTTFSGPPQDPFSSAPMPKAASPQSPVAPVNGSAAAAATAVAVFSSPPAHNPPAQTSAFAPALPARETNPWAKTHAGAPAPTGPGNDWSAPTPVIIVPPTSSPVVPSHKRTPSEAEKWLDEVSKSVRAPPPHPILAPAPPPAPVPMPVSSLPPVAYVSSLPSTVPLLPPRQTAFHPQPPPSYPMSNGLTFPQPSVPVVGITPSQMVANVFGSAAQLQPYPTPVPVAPLHDTQPAGMPGPVLKPPQPAAAIPAPVHPANGSESFNGADNWAALSHLASSSTPAPPPVQQQQEDAFEAQWAALEGRSRQHTTPSPTNPFSTELHKTFEIQL
- the numb gene encoding protein numb homolog isoform X2 → MNKLRQSFRRKKDIYVPESSRPHQWQTDEEAVRSGKCSFAVKYLGHVEVEESRGMHICEDAVKRLKTDRKFFKGFFSKAGKKAVRAVLWVSADGLRVVDDKTKDLILDQTIEKVSFCAPDRNFERAFSYICRDGTTRRWICHCFMAVKDSGERLSHAVGCAFAACLERKQKREKECGVTATFDANRTTFTREGSFRVTTATEAAEREEVMRQLQDAKKAEGDVKVAGNSSGVVTNSAHQSGGSPSPSSSPPLSLSSLGPQAIPRRHAPVEALARQGSFRGFPALSQKTSPFKRQLSLRMNELPSTMQRKSDFPIKNTVPEVEGENDSISSLCTQITTTFSGPPQDPFSSAPMPKAASPQSPVAPGNDWSAPTPVIIVPPTSSPVVPSHKRTPSEAEKWLDEVSKSVRAPPPHPILAPAPPPAPVPMPVSSLPPVAYVSSLPSTVPLLPPRQTAFHPQPPPSYPMSNGLTFPQPSVPVVGITPSQMVANVFGSAAQLQPYPTPVPVAPLHDTQPAGMPGPVLKPPQPAAAIPAPVHPANGSESFNGADNWAALSHLASSSTPAPPPVQQQQEDAFEAQWAALEGRSRQHTTPSPTNPFSTELHKTFEIQL
- the numb gene encoding protein numb homolog isoform X3, which codes for MNKLRQSFRRKKDIYVPESSRPHQWQTDEEAVRSGKCSFAVKYLGHVEVEESRGMHICEDAVKRLKTAGKKAVRAVLWVSADGLRVVDDKTKDLILDQTIEKVSFCAPDRNFERAFSYICRDGTTRRWICHCFMAVKDSGERLSHAVGCAFAACLERKQKREKECGVTATFDANRTTFTREGSFRVTTATEAAEREEVMRQLQDAKKAEGDVKVAGNSSGVVTNSAHQSGGSPSPSSSPPLSLSSLGPQAIPRRHAPVEALARQGSFRGFPALSQKTSPFKRQLSLRMNELPSTMQRKSDFPIKNTVPEVEGENDSISSLCTQITTTFSGPPQDPFSSAPMPKAASPQSPVAPGNDWSAPTPVIIVPPTSSPVVPSHKRTPSEAEKWLDEVSKSVRAPPPHPILAPAPPPAPVPMPVSSLPPVAYVSSLPSTVPLLPPRQTAFHPQPPPSYPMSNGLTFPQPSVPVVGITPSQMVANVFGSAAQLQPYPTPVPVAPLHDTQPAGMPGPVLKPPQPAAAIPAPVHPANGSESFNGADNWAALSHLASSSTPAPPPVQQQQEDAFEAQWAALEGRSRQHTTPSPTNPFSTELHKTFEIQL